The stretch of DNA attatttttaggtTTAGTAAAATGTTGGATGATTTTATGCTAAATTAtttcctttgattttcaaattaTAGTTGGTTGCTTTATTTAAAAATGATGTCAAacatattttatggttcggccgatgctatgtgatgttttttttaaaaaaaaattctagcactTTTTAAgtaaaacgaataagcagacgtttcaacTAAACCTCAAATCAGCCGTGACTTCCTCCAGAACTACCATCTCCGGTCTTCTTATAACCTGAAGTACCTGTCATTGtgcacacaaagacaacaacagcctcCCTTGGGGgcgagcaaagctccgtatggaacaaccatcatATATACAACAGATATCTacacaatgatatatgatatgaaatgcatgtatgtcgtggagatatcaggtcaaatgcccatccattGAGCATatatcagaatcaatcgaatcactatcaaatcaatgctcgagctagcacaccggcctcaatcaAGGATACtctatgatagcgtcgacaaagtGCCATCAAATcacaaatctcaatcaatcatcaAGGCCACAAATGACTATGATTTAAGGGTGGTCACATTGTGAATATATGATAGCaaacatatttttgaaaataaccgATAATTATTGTATGTATGGCTGTCTTGGAGCCTTGGATGGAACATACATAAGTATGCATGTGTCTAATCAACAAAAGCCCAAATACAAAACAAGAAAAGGAACCACAACAGTAAATATCTTGGGAGTTTGTGATCGGGAAATGAGATTCATTTATACATTAACTGGTTGGGAAGGATCTGTCGCAAGGGTTCTTCGAGATGCAATTCATCGAAAAAATGAGTTTAAAGTACCAAGAGGCCAGATGTACATTTTTTACTCATTTCTTACAATTCAAATAGTACATTGAATATAATTCTTGTCTTTTGCTTTACTTAAcatcatttttcatgtcatAACAAAAATGGCAGGTCGATATTACCTATGTGACAATGGATATGATAATGTAGAAGGTTTTCTGACGCCATATAGGAAAGTGCGATACCACAGGGATGCATGGGGAAATGGTTCCATTCGTCCacaaaattacaaaaaattctTCAATGCACAGCACTGCTCTGCGCGGAATGTAATAGAAAGAGCATTTGGATTATTGTAAGGAGATGGGCCATCTTGCGAAGTCCATCGTTTTACCCATTGAAAGTTCAAAACCGAATTATCATGACATGCATTCTAATACATAATTTCATTCGATCGTAAATGCCAGATGATCCTCTCCTAGAAGCTTAGGATGCATGTGTTGGTACCACTAATGATACTGAAGATGCTTTCATTGAAAATATCGAGTCCTCTCCGACTTGGGATATGTGGCGAGAAAATTTAGCAATGTCGATGTATTCTCATTCTTGATACATGTTTCCGTATTGATATGTTATTAAGCCTACAGTCTTGAACGTTTAGATGTTTTGATGCCATAAATTGTATTCCTCGAACAAGTGTTTTTTTTCTTGACTTTCAATATGGATATTCGATTTTCCTGTTTTGCTCCATGAATGTATTGATTTTCctattatttgtgatttctcATTTTCTTACtcgttttattatttttatgttacagTTAAAGCATTGTACTTAGCTATAAGTCACGGTTGGAAGATCAAGAATGGATTTCGAATTGGTTATTTGAGTTTTTTAGAAGATGCCATGAAGAAAACCTTCCCGAGTACAGATTTGCGGGCCAATCCCCATATCAATTCAAAAATTCATGTGTGGAAAAAGTCTCATGGTACATTGATGACATTGCTAAGCAAGAGCAGAATAGGTTGGAATGAAACTAAAAAAATGATTGATGCCACAAATGAAGCATGGGAACCCCTTGAGAAGGTAAATAGTAAAGACTTTTCATTAAGCTTCAAAGTATacttttgttcattctctagtACCAAACTAATCAGCACTCACTTCCTCTATGGAGATGACACTGTGATGTTGTAGTTTATGTCATGAACATATATATCTACCATGCTACTATGATTGCACAAGTTTTTTTGTGCTATATATGACTTAGTTTTCATTCATTTGTCCGCACAGATTGACAGCAGCGTCCATGGGATGCGGTACAGGTCTTGGCCattttatattgattggtgtGAGATTTTTGGAAGTGATCGTGCAACTGGAGAACAATCTGAGAGCTTTGTTGATGCCGTACAGGAAGATGCCTTAAACTTAGGGAACACTGATGGTGTTGCAGTGGATGTGGGGTTGGAAAAGTTGTTTGATGGGTTTGAGGACAATGCTGATTCAATTTTGGTCTCAGCCCCAATATTTTCTGTTGCAACAATAGGAAAGAAATTGATAGGCAAAAAACGCATACGAAGTGCTGAAATAGAAGATCGTATTGTCGATGCCATGAACAACTTCAGTGACATGACAAATATTAGCATAGAAGACCtctcaaaaaaaaattggatatgACCCTGTTGCTACTAAAGATGTGTTCGGTGCTATGGGTACAATTTCAGGGATGACAATAAATGAGAAGGTTTTTGTAGCTGACAAGTTAGTGGAGAATCCAAAGAAATTGACATTTTTCTTCAGTTTACCCGACGAGGCTCAAAACTCTTTGGTCAagcaaatattaaaaaaatagtgAGTTGTATATCTTTTTCTTAGACCATGTATTAATCTTTTATTTCAGACCAATTATGTTTTGAAAAACATGGTTGAGAACAAagatttattttgttttgcCTGTGGGTTTTTTCATAGATTTGTCAATCTACATTCCATACTTTAGTTATTaacttatttatttaatatgtgATGTTTTGAATTAGACTTTGTTGTTTGGTAtctttttgtttaaatttttttaaatgtatttaatttaatgttaaatgttaattaaatacatacatatatacaaatatatagatacatatatacacacacacaaatatatatatatatatatatatatatatatatatataaatatataccgTAATTTAAGAATTGAGATATGCAATTGCAAGATCTTGATAACAATGAAATGTAAAGTTTTTATGGTAgagttaattttgtcattacaatccaatatataatttaatcactattgttaaaatcataccaaacatttaATATATTATCTTATCATTATACTTATCCTTGATTTATCTTTATACTATATATCCTTCGCTTATCATATTCTATGAATCAAACTATACCTAAATATTATCGAAAATTAAAGATCCGCGAGATCGaaaaaatatgaataaaaaatattgaGAAAGCAATCCAACAAAAAAGTTGAAGTGAAATtcaaaccaattttttttaagtgGAAAGATTTGTATCACAAGTAACTAGTTTTTCATCCATGCGATGCACGGacaattattttatctaattgATTATTAAAATTAGTATATATGATAATTTGTTTACTTTCTCTATAACTTGACTTTTTATCAAAGTGAAATGTTTATTGTTTTCATATACATATAGATCTTAACAATGAAATACTGAATAAAAGAGTCATTTTTGTATTTTGgctgaaaattaatatcacgcTTGTATTAGACAATGAATGACATGACATAATGTGTTTATCAATTATATTGTATtcacatataaatttatgtgccatgtagaaaacaataactgtaacaaaataaaatgataaacatgatACAAACTTTTAATGTGGtttaatttcaataaataatctaaattaaaatacaaataaactaaatggattatagatcatacaattagaaaacaaaaagaaattataaattttgaaaaacttccttaaatataacatttattGTTGAATTTTTTGGGTTGCTATCAATATCACATATCAAAAATTTTAGACTCTTAGGATTCATAACTCTGGATACAGCAACGTACGACTGACCATGACTAAAAACAGAGTTATTTAAAAAAAGTCCTATATGAGACAATGATTGCCCCTGACTTTTGTTGATTATCATTGAATATAATACAATCAAAGAATACTGAACTATCtttgttgaaatttaaaagGAAGCCTTAGATAAGAAGGCGTCAATGATATTCTTGGAATAAACACTTTATGACATGCATTACTTCCAATAAGAAATTTTCCTTCCAAACATGGTTTCCGAGCCTTGTCACGATCAATCTAGTGTCATTGCATAATTCAAGAGAATGATCTATATTGGAGATAAAGTACTAATTCTGAAAGAAACATTTATAATGATAACTCACAAGATAAATTTATTCAAGTATAAAAAAATAGTAATcggtatttaatataaatttatttaacatgGATTTTTAATAATAGCCTACTAACAACTCCATAATCAATTTTGGCCTTGAACTAATTTAACAAACAAAATTTGCCTGTTAAGTATGTCAAATTCcatacatatattttaattctaaatatgttaattaacaattttttcttgtttatattattttgtatgaataaaaaaataataaaaatgatagtttatattaaattgacttacgattattttttaataatctaTAATAATTTGAGAATTGTTGGTCAAAGATTAAAGTTAATATATTGaagaaaaaaatgattttatactatcattgaaataaatatattagatgtcaaaaataaaaccaaattaaaaatagttcatctaaatatagatgaaattttttaattatataactatacatctatatatatgtgtcattaatttttaattaataaaataatttcagcGGAGCACAATTTTTGAAACATGtttcaaaatttcagaattcatatttaaattttgaataataatttgaatttggtttataatttccagaatgaaattttatttctggatttgaaatttgaaaatttaatttggTTTGTAATTTCTAAGAAAGATTCAATTTTCAAGCAGTTATACATACAGACATTAATATACAGTTTtaataatgaattaaatatttttagacatttattataatatatattaccaCATTTTTcgtttatttctttttttagaaTGTCATTTAGGTGGGAACTTACTAAATTTAGCAACAActctgtttatatatatatatatatatatatatatatatatatacaaccaaccaattttatttttagaaaatttaaaaaaactaattaaatattgtatttctttttagtaagtaatttggGCAGTAAATGACTTAAAATAGCAAAAATTATTTTCGGATGATTTACCTCATGAGTGATACTGGACATCacaatcatttttattttaaatttatttatacggTTTTTATttaaactgattgatataattaatgcaaaaattttaatatagtttacttttttaatatagtttaattttaatttgagtaaaaaaatttaaaacatataatacataaattacatttaaaataatataaaaattaattaaattcgaaattgaattaaatgaattgatataatcaatgcatacAATAATCGAAGCGGTCATTTATTGCAGTGCACGTATGTCAATATTGATgataaaactttttttttttagaaatgatattttgacggaaaattactatttttgacaaaactctgcttttatatatatatatatatatatatatatatatatatatatatatatatatagatcgaTGGGAACGTGCTATTTGATTCTGGCTGAACTTTTGTACCCCTCCCTCAGCTTTTAACGtcactcattcattcatttgtttgtttgtttgtttctcGTAAAGAATAgccataataattattttttagtgGACAAGAAATCTCTTTCCCCGAGGTTAAACCAAGTTTCTAGAGACagctttgattttttttttttaaatttttttttgcaaaagTTATACATTAATATTAGACTAATTATCAGACAAAATGTGTATGtattattcttattattttaaatttgttcaGAATTTTACATTTTTGTTGGGATCGTAATAATTCCTCAGATTTGACTTTTTGCACACACATCAAAATGgacttttagaaaaaaaaattcggttTACATTAGAGACAAAAAGAGTCGAACATAAATTTTTAGTCATATAATAGCaatgattattttattaaatatattaaaatataataacgataatcttttaatttagttattttaatatgaatattaataattttaaatcgattaaaaatgaaaatattgcACTCATACGTTCGTTCTTTTTCCTGTAAATTCGGTGGTTTATGTTATCAAATTCATGTTTAATCATTTACTTTCCATTTTTGATAATACATCAACATAAAATAAATgtcaaaatcgaaaaaaaatctaaaattaaaattatattttgatcctattttaaatataaattaaataaattatatttacatAACAAGTGTGTACGTGCATTAGTGAGAGCACCTGCATTGATGTGTGTTATAACACCTACCACCTCATCAAAAATCGTAGGGTCCACATACCACATACACATTATATTAACACATCTATCCTCTCACATTCATTTTAACATTCACACTCTGTTGGAAGCGTTatgtatttgagagaaaaaacaCAAGAACTTTTAATCTATTTTATTTCTTGTTCTCACGCTTCTGCGTGAATTACCTAGCCATATATTTATACTAAAATAATATCTAATCCTATCTAAGTTTTATTTAAACTGAAGAGTCCTACTCTTATCTAGAAACTAACAaaacatgagattgatttaaatAACTAGGACTCTTTGTTGTCATCCAACAGCCTCCCTTAAATCAAGCTCATCAGACTTCATCACACCGAGCATCTTCTTGCATATGGAGAAAATCtcgtatttcaatggttttgtaaaaatgtcAGCGACTTGTTCTTCGGTCCTGCAAAACTCAAGTGTTATCTCTTCTTTGTTCACCAAATCTCTGATGTAGTGAAACTTGATTTCAATGTGTTTGCTTCTTCCGTGAAAAACTGGATTTTTGGCCAGGGCTATAGCTGACTTGCTATCGCATTTGATAGTAGTTGGATGTTCTTGCTTATGTTGTAACTCGGCAAGCATTTGTCTCAACCAAATTGTTTGTGTGGCACAATTTGTTGCTGCTATGTATTCAGCTTCTGCTGTTGACAAGGCAATCACTTGTTGTTTCTTTGATGACCAACGAAAAAATCCGGATCCTAACTGGAAAGCATAGCCGGAAGTACTCTTTCGTTGTTCAGTGTCACCACCCCAATCACTATCAGTATATCCCACGAGCTGAAAGCTATCAGACATAGAGTAGAGTATTCCATCATCCATAGTCCCCTTTATATATCTCAAAATTCTCTTTGCTGCTTGTAAATGAGATTGCTTTGGATTCTCCGTATACCTACTTATGATTCCCACACTATACACAATGTCTGGTCTGGTTGAAGTTAAGTAACGTAGACTTCCAACCAATTTCTTGAAATATGATGAATTTACTAGTTCACCAGTACCTTCATTGGTCAATTTGAGTCTTTCTTCCATTGGAGTGCGGATGTGTTTACAATTAGACATTCTGAATCTGTTAAGAATTTCTTTAGCATACCTCTTCTGAGAGATAAATATTCCTCTCTCTGATTGTGTAACTTCAATGCCAAGAAAATAAGACATGAGGCCCATATCTGTCATCTCAAACTCTTTTATCATCCCCTTCCTGAAGTTTGCAATCATCTCTTGACTATCTCCGGTGAAGATAAGATCATCGACATACAAGCAGACAATTAATATTTTGTTGTCTTTTCCAATCTTGATATATAGTGTATGCTCAGAAGGACATTTACTAAAGTTTTGTTGCATGAAATACGTGTTGATTCTtgcataccaagctctaggggCTTGCTTAAGCCCATATAAAGCCTTTTGCAATTTATACACCATATTTTCTTGTCCTTTCTTGACATATCCGTCAAGTTGATTCACATATACTTCCTCCTTAAGTATGCCGTTGAGAAATGCAGACTggacatccatttgataaatTTCCCATTGATGTTCAGCTGCTAAAGATATGATCATTCTAACAGTGTCTAGTcgagcaactggtgaaaaaacTTCGAAATAGTCTATCCCTGGTTTTTGTTTGTACCCTTTGGCTACTAATCTAGCCTTGTACTTGTCAATTTCTCCGGTTGACTTGTATTTAGTTTTATATACCCACTTCATACCTATAGGCTTCTTTCCTTTTGGAAGATTTGTTAGTTCCCAAGTACCGTTTCTCTCAATTGCATGCATCTCCTTGTCCATTGCGTGAATCCAATTTTGTGCACTTGACGCTTCAGCATAGGATGTTGGATCACAGTCTGCAAAAAGGGCAAAGTTGATGATTTCATCATCAGAGGCATCATTGTCGTTTGATATGATGCAATCTTGTAGTCGAGCTGGTAAGATTTTTTCTCGCTGTGGACGATCAGGTACTGTCGCTGTGATAGGTTGTTCACTTGATTCTTCATTTTGTGTGTGGGATGCACCAGCACTCTGATAAGATTTATTGTCAACCATCACAAATTGAAAATTATTTTCTTCTTCAGTGCTCCACTGCCATGCATCATTTTCATCAAAAGTGACGTCTCGACTAACAATTATCTTTTGTGTAGCGGGGTTATACAACCGATAGCCTTTGGTCACATTATTGTAGCCGAGAAATATGCACTTTTCGCCTTTAGCATCAAGTTTCTTTCTCAACTCCTTAGGTACGTGTGCATATGCCACACATCCAAACACACGAAAATGTGCAACACTAGGAGGTCTTCCGTTCCACATCTCGTATGGAGTTTTAAACTGGAGGGTCTTCGTTGGACATCTATTCAAGATGTATGTTGCACATGcaactgcttctgcccaaaaattGCTTTGGTATATGTTTAGCTTGCAACATACAACGAACCATGTCCATAATAGTGCGGTTTTTCCTTTCTGcaactccgttttgttgaggtgtgtaTCTAGTAGTTAGCTGATGCTTGATGCCAATTTGTTTGAACAATTTATCTCCAACCATATATTCAGAGCCTTGATCTGTCCGAAGGGTTTTAATTTTTAGTCCACTCTGTCTTTCTACATAAGCTTTGAATTGCTTAAAAATATCAAGAGtctctgatttgtttttgagaaaATAGATCCAAGTCTTTCTACTGAAATCATCGATGAATGTGATAAGGTACCTATATCCTTGGTTTGAAGAAACCTCAAAGGGACCACAAAGATCAGAGTGAACTAGCTCCAGCGGCTTTTTGGCTCTCCAAGATTGTCCTGAAGGAAATTCCTTACGGCACTTCTTTCCAACAACACAAGTTTTGCATATATTTCAGGAGGTGTGATGAGAGGTAGTCCATACACCATTTGTTTACGACTGAGAACGTTCAAGCTGTCGAAGTTCACGTGCCCAAATCTCCAATGCCATAACCATGATAGATCTTGAACCGATGTGCTAAAACAAGAAATATCATATTTAAGAGTCAAAGGAAAAAGTCGATTCGGAGTCATTTTTACCTTTGCTATCAAACCATATTTTTTGTCTCGTATAGTGCAGTTCCCTTCATTGATATTGATGGCATAACCTCGTTCGGACAACTGTCCTATACTGAGAAGATTCTGGTGAAGACCAGGAACATAGTATACATCTGTGATTAATGTCTTTGATCCATCCTTTGCAATTATGTTGATTTCTCCTTTCCCTGAAACAGGAATCCTCGTGTTGTTCCCAAATTTTACTTCTGACCGAACTGTTTCATCCAGTTTTGTGAGTAGTTCTTGTCGTCCACACATATGATTGCTGCACCCTGTGTCTAAAAACCAAATATTTTTCTGATCTTCTACTGCAATATCACATGTGAATAGCATGGCTTTTTCAGATTCATCACAATAATTCATTTCTTTTGTGGTATTATCTCTCTGCACatgttcattaattttttttgtgcaTTGAGATTTGTAGTGACCATATTTTTGACACTTGAAGCATTTAATATGAGATTTGTCCTTCTCTTTACCATTGTTTCTCTCTGTTCCTTTGACAAATTTATCGTTGTTCCTTTTATTGACTTGTCTATGGGAACTTGGTTGTCCTTTGAAGTATTTTGCTTTATCGATCGTCAACTGACTTTGTAAAGCTTCCTCAATTGTCTTCTCAGATTTTTCTTTAAGACGCTGTTCATGTGCCAAAAGAGAACCCATCAACTCGTCAACTGACATAATTGATAAATCCTTGGATTCTTCTATGGCTGTTACGATATACTCGAACTGTATGGTCAGAGAACGGAGGACTTTCTCAACTATCTGTTGTGGAGTAAACTTCTCGCCATTGGCTTTCATCTGGTTGACTAACGCTAGCATCCTTGTGAAGAAATCCGAGATCGTTTCTGTTTTTTCCATTTGAAGAAGTTCAAATTGTCTTCTTAAAGTTTGAAG from Primulina eburnea isolate SZY01 chromosome 6, ASM2296580v1, whole genome shotgun sequence encodes:
- the LOC140833370 gene encoding uncharacterized protein, which translates into the protein MKKTFPSTDLRANPHINSKIHVWKKSHGTLMTLLSKSRIGWNETKKMIDATNEAWEPLEKIDSSVHGMRYRSWPFYIDWCEIFGSDRATGEQSESFVDAVQEDALNLGNTDGVAVDVGLEKLFDGFEDNADSILVSAPIFSVATIGKKLIGKKRIRSAEIEDRIVDAMNNFSDMTNISIEDLSKKNWI